The Armatimonadota bacterium genome window below encodes:
- a CDS encoding heavy metal translocating P-type ATPase, which yields GGIIAAAWAVGHLGGWRAVEVLLFALAGVVGGRHFVREGISALWRERVVGIDILMAAAALGAAALGLWDEAALLVFLYAGAEALEEFAYARTRSAIRSLLALAPQQARVLRDGQEVVVPAADLRPGDRFVVRPGEAIPTDGVVREGVSAVDEAPVTGESLPVDKGPGDPVYAGTVNRHGALVVEATAAFADNTLSRIIHLVEEAQERKGRLQSLIERFGRRYSPAVLAAAAALAVVPPAFGQPWLPWALRAVVLLVAAAPCALVMSTPVAVAAGIAIAGRHGVLVKGGAHLEQLGRVQVVAFDKTGTLTEGTPDVTDVLPLGDATPGDVLALAASVERLSEHVIGAAVVRRAEADRVPLRAASEFRALPGLGAQARVDGMLVSVGTLALAAQSGATVDPALAEGLLRDGKTVIAVVRDSTPVGLIAVRDRLRAEAREAVDRLRRLGVRTVMLTGDSEQTAAAIARELGIDHVHARLRPEDKVRIVERMRARGVVVAMVGDGINDAPALAAASVGIAMGVAGTDAAIEAADVALMADDLRQVAYAIRVGRTVRWISAQNVVFSLLILSVLIPGALVGALTVVSAVLIHEISELLAVANGLRVARCRPA from the coding sequence CGGGGGGATCATTGCCGCCGCCTGGGCGGTGGGGCACCTGGGGGGATGGCGGGCGGTCGAGGTGCTGCTGTTCGCGCTGGCGGGGGTGGTGGGAGGCCGACATTTTGTCCGGGAGGGCATCTCCGCCCTCTGGCGCGAGCGGGTGGTGGGAATTGACATCCTCATGGCCGCCGCCGCCCTCGGGGCGGCCGCTCTGGGCCTGTGGGACGAAGCCGCACTGCTGGTCTTCCTCTATGCCGGCGCCGAGGCCCTGGAGGAGTTCGCCTACGCCCGTACCCGCTCGGCCATCCGGAGCCTGCTGGCGCTGGCTCCCCAGCAGGCCCGGGTCCTGCGCGACGGGCAGGAGGTGGTGGTGCCGGCGGCCGACCTGCGGCCCGGCGACCGGTTCGTGGTGCGGCCGGGGGAGGCGATTCCCACCGACGGGGTCGTCCGCGAAGGGGTCAGCGCCGTCGACGAGGCGCCGGTGACGGGGGAGTCCCTGCCCGTGGACAAGGGGCCCGGGGATCCGGTGTACGCGGGGACCGTGAACCGCCACGGCGCGCTGGTCGTCGAAGCGACGGCGGCGTTCGCCGACAACACCCTCTCCCGCATCATCCACCTGGTGGAGGAGGCCCAGGAGCGCAAGGGCCGGCTGCAGTCGCTGATCGAGCGGTTCGGCCGGCGCTACTCGCCGGCGGTGCTGGCCGCCGCCGCGGCCCTGGCGGTGGTGCCGCCGGCGTTCGGGCAGCCCTGGCTGCCCTGGGCCCTGCGGGCCGTGGTGTTGCTGGTGGCGGCCGCCCCCTGCGCCCTGGTGATGTCCACGCCGGTGGCCGTCGCCGCCGGCATCGCCATCGCGGGACGGCACGGGGTCCTGGTCAAGGGCGGCGCGCACCTGGAGCAGCTGGGGCGGGTGCAGGTGGTGGCGTTCGACAAGACCGGGACCCTGACCGAAGGGACCCCCGACGTCACCGACGTCCTCCCCCTGGGGGACGCGACGCCCGGGGATGTCCTGGCGCTGGCCGCCAGCGTGGAGCGCCTGTCCGAGCACGTCATCGGGGCGGCGGTGGTGCGTCGCGCCGAAGCGGACCGCGTGCCGCTGCGGGCCGCGTCAGAGTTCCGGGCGCTGCCGGGACTGGGAGCGCAGGCCCGGGTGGACGGGATGCTGGTCTCCGTGGGCACCCTGGCCCTGGCGGCCCAGAGCGGGGCGACGGTAGACCCCGCGCTGGCCGAGGGCCTGCTCCGGGACGGCAAGACCGTGATCGCCGTGGTCCGGGACTCCACCCCGGTGGGCCTCATCGCCGTCCGCGACCGCCTGCGGGCGGAGGCCCGGGAGGCCGTGGACCGGCTGCGCCGCCTGGGCGTCCGCACGGTCATGCTCACCGGCGACAGCGAGCAGACCGCGGCCGCCATCGCCCGGGAACTGGGGATCGACCACGTGCACGCCCGCCTGCGGCCCGAGGACAAGGTGCGGATTGTTGAGCGGATGCGGGCGCGGGGCGTGGTGGTGGCGATGGTAGGCGACGGCATCAACGACGCACCGGCCCTGGCGGCCGCCAGCGTCGGCATTGCGATGGGCGTGGCGGGGACCGATGCCGCCATCGAAGCCGCCGACGTTGCCCTGATGGCCGACGACCTGCGGCAGGTGGCCTATGCCATCCGGGTGGGGCGGACGGTCCGGTGGATCAGCGCCCAGAATGTCGTCTTCTCGCTGCTGATCCTCAGCGTCCTCATCCCCGGGGCGCTTGTGGGCGCCCTGACGGTGGTGAGTGCCGTCCTGATCCACGAGATCAGCGAGCTGCTGGCGGTGGCCAACGGGTTGCGGGTGGCGCGGTGCCGGCCGGCCTGA
- a CDS encoding metallophosphoesterase family protein gives MRILACADLHGHRDRMERVRALVDEHRPDVVVLPGDLTHAGRGEDVLELFDLPVPVLAVPGNMDGPGAASRIRQRGRLDGIEPVAVGGVTFGGPRCASPCDVLVTHEPPWGVQDTLPSGRHIGSRTVLEQMQRLRPRVLLCGHVHEAAGMARADQTLVVNCTMGDGVTSGALVELAGDDVRARLL, from the coding sequence ATGCGCATCCTGGCGTGCGCCGACCTGCACGGGCATCGAGACCGGATGGAGCGCGTCCGGGCGCTGGTGGACGAGCACCGGCCCGACGTCGTCGTCCTGCCGGGAGACCTCACCCACGCCGGGCGGGGAGAGGACGTCCTGGAGCTGTTCGACCTCCCGGTGCCGGTCCTGGCCGTCCCCGGCAACATGGACGGGCCGGGGGCCGCCTCCCGGATCCGCCAGCGGGGCCGGCTGGACGGGATCGAGCCGGTTGCGGTGGGAGGCGTGACGTTCGGAGGGCCTCGCTGTGCGTCTCCGTGCGACGTCCTGGTCACCCACGAGCCGCCGTGGGGCGTGCAGGACACCCTGCCCTCGGGCCGCCACATCGGGTCCCGCACGGTGCTGGAGCAGATGCAGCGGCTGCGCCCCCGGGTGCTGCTGTGCGGCCACGTGCACGAGGCCGCCGGCATGGCCCGGGCCGATCAGACGCTGGTGGTCAACTGCACCATGGGCGACGGCGTGACCTCCGGCGCCCTGGTGGAGCTGGCCGGCGACGACGTGCGCGCCCGCCTCCTGTAA